A region of Macaca thibetana thibetana isolate TM-01 chromosome 20, ASM2454274v1, whole genome shotgun sequence DNA encodes the following proteins:
- the SLC5A2 gene encoding sodium/glucose cotransporter 2 isoform X3: protein MGQILGRMEEHTEAGSAPELGAQRALIDNPADILVIAAYFLLVIGVGLWSMCRTNRGTVGGYFLAGRSMMWWPVGASLFASNIGSGHFVGLAGTGAASGLAVAGFEWNALFVVLLLGWLFAPVYLTAGVITMPQYLRKRFGGRRIRLYLSVLSLFLYIFTKISVDMFSGAVFIQQALGWNIYASVIALLGITMIYTVTGGLAALMYTDTVQTFVILGGSCILMGYAFHEVGGYSGLFDKYLRAATSLTVSEDPAVGNISSSCYRPRPDSYHLLRHPVTGDLPWPALLLGLTIVSGWYWCSDQVIVQRCLAGKSLTHIKAGCILCGYLKLTPMFLMVMPGMISRILYPGLRGLMLAVMLAALMSSLASIFNSSSTLFTMDIYTRLRPSAGDRELLLVGRLWVVFIVVVSVAWLPVVQAAQGGQLFDYIQAVSSYLAPPVSAVFVLALFVPRVNEQGAFWGLIGGLLMGLARLIPEFSFGSGSCVQPSACPAFLCGVHYLYFAIVLFLCSGLLTLLVSLCTAPIPRKHLHRLVFSLRHSKEEREDLDADEQEGSSLPVQNGCPERAMEMDGRAPCRQVGLGELSSRKLTAGPQFPPEPQAPAPSFFRQCLLWFCGMSRGGVGSPPPLTQEEAVAATRRLEDISEDPSWARVVNLNALLMMAVAVFLWGFYA from the exons ATGGGACAGATCCTGGGGAGAATGGAGGAGCACACAGAGGCAGGCTCGGCACCAGAGCTGGGGGCCCAGAGGGCCCTGATCGACAATCCTGCTGACATTCTAGTCATTGCTGCATATTTCCTGCTGGTCATTGGTGTTGGCTTGTGG tccaTGTGCAGAACCAACAGAGGCACTGTGGGCGGCTACTTCCTGGCAGGACGCAGCATGATGTGGTGGCCG GTTGGGGCCTCTCTCTTCGCCAGCAACATCGGCAGTGGCCACTTTGTGGGCCTGGCAGGGACTGGCGCTGCAAGTGGCTTGGCTGTGGCTGGATTCGAATGGAAT GCGCTCTTCGTGGTGCTGCTACTGGGCTGGCTCTTTGCACCCGTGTACCTGACAGCAGGGGTCATCACGATGCCACAGTACCTGCGCAAGCGCTTCGGCGGCCGCCGCATCCGCCTCTACCTGTCTGTGCTCTCCCTTTTCCTGTATATCTTCACCAAGATCTCG GTGGACATGTTCTCCGGAGCTGTATTCATCCAGCAGGCTCTGGGCTGGAACATCTATGCCTCCGTCATCGCGCTTCTGGGCATCACCATGATTTACACGGTGACAG GAGGGCTGGCCGCGCTGATGTACACGGACACGGTACAGACCTTCGTCATCCTGGGGGGCTCCTGCATCCTCATGGGTTACG CCTTCCACGAGGTGGGCGGGTATTCGGGTCTCTTCGACAAATACCTGAGAGCAGCAACTTCGCTGACGGTGTCCGAGGATCCAGCCGTGGGAAACATCTCCAGCTCCTGCTATCGACCCCGGCCCGACTCCTACCACCTGCTCCGGCACCCCGTGACCGGGGATCTGCCGTGGCCCGCGCTGCTCCTGGGACTCACGATCGTCTCGGGATGGTACTGGTGCAGCGACCAG GTCATTGTGCAGCGCTGCCTGGCCGGGAAGAGCCTGACCCACATCAAGGCGGGCTGCATCCTGTGCGGGTACCTGAAGCTGACGCCCATGTTCCTCATGGTCATGCCAGGAATGATCAGCCGCATTCTGTACCCGG GTCTGCGCGGACTCATGCTGGCGGTCATGCTGGCCGCGCTCATGTCCTCGCTGGCCTCCATCTTCAACAGCAGCAGCACACTCTTCACCATGGACATCTACACGCGCCTGCGGCCCAGCGCCGGCGACCGCGAGCTGCTGCTGGTGGGACG GCTCTGGGTGGTGTTCATCGTGGTAGTGTCGGTGGCCTGGCTTCCCGTGGTGCAGGCGGCGCAGGGCGGGCAGCTCTTCGATTACATCCAGGCCGTCTCCAGCTACCTGGCACCGCCTGTGTCCGCCGTCTTCGTGCTGGCCCTCTTCGTGCCGCGCGTTAATGAGCAG GGCGCCTTCTGGGGACTCATCGGGGGCCTCCTGATGGGCCTGGCACGCCTGATTCCCGAGTTCTCCTTCGGCTCGGGCAGCTGTGTGCAGCCCTCAGCGTGCCCAGCTTTCCTCTGCGGCGTGCACTACCTTTACTTCGCCATCGTGCTGTTCCTCTGCTCCGGCCTCCTCACCCTCCTGGTCTCGCTGTGCACCGCGCCCATCCCCCGCAAGCAC CTCCACCGCCTGGTCTTCAGTCTCCGGCACAGCAAAGAAGAACGGGAGGACCTGGATGCTGATGAGCAGGAAGGCTCCTCACTCCCTGTACAGAATGGGTGCCCAGAGCGTGCCATGGAGATGGATGGTAGGGCACCATGCCggcaggtggggctgggggagctgAGTTCCCGCAAACTAACTGCAGGGCCTCAATTTCCCCCAGAGCCCCAAGCCCCGGCACCAAGCTTCTTCCGCCAGTGCCTGCTCTGGTTTTGTGGAATgagcaggggtggggtgggcagtcCTCCGCCCCTTACCCAGGAGGAGGCAGTGGCAGCAACCAGGCGGCTGGAGGACATCAGTGAGGACCCGAGCTGGGCCCGTGTGGTCAACCTCAATGCCCTGCTCATGATGGCGGTGGCTGTGTTCCTCTGGGGCTTCTATGCCTAA
- the SLC5A2 gene encoding sodium/glucose cotransporter 2 isoform X1: MGQILGRMEEHTEAGSAPELGAQRALIDNPADILVIAAYFLLVIGVGLWSMCRTNRGTVGGYFLAGRSMMWWPVGASLFASNIGSGHFVGLAGTGAASGLAVAGFEWNALFVVLLLGWLFAPVYLTAGVITMPQYLRKRFGGRRIRLYLSVLSLFLYIFTKISVDMFSGAVFIQQALGWNIYASVIALLGITMIYTVTGGLAALMYTDTVQTFVILGGSCILMGYAFHEVGGYSGLFDKYLRAATSLTVSEDPAVGNISSSCYRPRPDSYHLLRHPVTGDLPWPALLLGLTIVSGWYWCSDQVIVQRCLAGKSLTHIKAGCILCGYLKLTPMFLMVMPGMISRILYPDEVACVVPEVCRRVCGTEVGCSNIAYPRLVVKLMPNGLRGLMLAVMLAALMSSLASIFNSSSTLFTMDIYTRLRPSAGDRELLLVGRLWVVFIVVVSVAWLPVVQAAQGGQLFDYIQAVSSYLAPPVSAVFVLALFVPRVNEQGAFWGLIGGLLMGLARLIPEFSFGSGSCVQPSACPAFLCGVHYLYFAIVLFLCSGLLTLLVSLCTAPIPRKHLHRLVFSLRHSKEEREDLDADEQEGSSLPVQNGCPERAMEMDGRAPCRQVGLGELSSRKLTAGPQFPPEPQAPAPSFFRQCLLWFCGMSRGGVGSPPPLTQEEAVAATRRLEDISEDPSWARVVNLNALLMMAVAVFLWGFYA; this comes from the exons ATGGGACAGATCCTGGGGAGAATGGAGGAGCACACAGAGGCAGGCTCGGCACCAGAGCTGGGGGCCCAGAGGGCCCTGATCGACAATCCTGCTGACATTCTAGTCATTGCTGCATATTTCCTGCTGGTCATTGGTGTTGGCTTGTGG tccaTGTGCAGAACCAACAGAGGCACTGTGGGCGGCTACTTCCTGGCAGGACGCAGCATGATGTGGTGGCCG GTTGGGGCCTCTCTCTTCGCCAGCAACATCGGCAGTGGCCACTTTGTGGGCCTGGCAGGGACTGGCGCTGCAAGTGGCTTGGCTGTGGCTGGATTCGAATGGAAT GCGCTCTTCGTGGTGCTGCTACTGGGCTGGCTCTTTGCACCCGTGTACCTGACAGCAGGGGTCATCACGATGCCACAGTACCTGCGCAAGCGCTTCGGCGGCCGCCGCATCCGCCTCTACCTGTCTGTGCTCTCCCTTTTCCTGTATATCTTCACCAAGATCTCG GTGGACATGTTCTCCGGAGCTGTATTCATCCAGCAGGCTCTGGGCTGGAACATCTATGCCTCCGTCATCGCGCTTCTGGGCATCACCATGATTTACACGGTGACAG GAGGGCTGGCCGCGCTGATGTACACGGACACGGTACAGACCTTCGTCATCCTGGGGGGCTCCTGCATCCTCATGGGTTACG CCTTCCACGAGGTGGGCGGGTATTCGGGTCTCTTCGACAAATACCTGAGAGCAGCAACTTCGCTGACGGTGTCCGAGGATCCAGCCGTGGGAAACATCTCCAGCTCCTGCTATCGACCCCGGCCCGACTCCTACCACCTGCTCCGGCACCCCGTGACCGGGGATCTGCCGTGGCCCGCGCTGCTCCTGGGACTCACGATCGTCTCGGGATGGTACTGGTGCAGCGACCAG GTCATTGTGCAGCGCTGCCTGGCCGGGAAGAGCCTGACCCACATCAAGGCGGGCTGCATCCTGTGCGGGTACCTGAAGCTGACGCCCATGTTCCTCATGGTCATGCCAGGAATGATCAGCCGCATTCTGTACCCGG ACGAGGTGGCGTGCGTGGTGCCTGAGGTGTGCAGGCGCGTGTGCGGCACGGAGGTGGGCTGCTCCAACATTGCCTACCCGCGGCTCGTCGTGAAGCTCATGCCCAACG GTCTGCGCGGACTCATGCTGGCGGTCATGCTGGCCGCGCTCATGTCCTCGCTGGCCTCCATCTTCAACAGCAGCAGCACACTCTTCACCATGGACATCTACACGCGCCTGCGGCCCAGCGCCGGCGACCGCGAGCTGCTGCTGGTGGGACG GCTCTGGGTGGTGTTCATCGTGGTAGTGTCGGTGGCCTGGCTTCCCGTGGTGCAGGCGGCGCAGGGCGGGCAGCTCTTCGATTACATCCAGGCCGTCTCCAGCTACCTGGCACCGCCTGTGTCCGCCGTCTTCGTGCTGGCCCTCTTCGTGCCGCGCGTTAATGAGCAG GGCGCCTTCTGGGGACTCATCGGGGGCCTCCTGATGGGCCTGGCACGCCTGATTCCCGAGTTCTCCTTCGGCTCGGGCAGCTGTGTGCAGCCCTCAGCGTGCCCAGCTTTCCTCTGCGGCGTGCACTACCTTTACTTCGCCATCGTGCTGTTCCTCTGCTCCGGCCTCCTCACCCTCCTGGTCTCGCTGTGCACCGCGCCCATCCCCCGCAAGCAC CTCCACCGCCTGGTCTTCAGTCTCCGGCACAGCAAAGAAGAACGGGAGGACCTGGATGCTGATGAGCAGGAAGGCTCCTCACTCCCTGTACAGAATGGGTGCCCAGAGCGTGCCATGGAGATGGATGGTAGGGCACCATGCCggcaggtggggctgggggagctgAGTTCCCGCAAACTAACTGCAGGGCCTCAATTTCCCCCAGAGCCCCAAGCCCCGGCACCAAGCTTCTTCCGCCAGTGCCTGCTCTGGTTTTGTGGAATgagcaggggtggggtgggcagtcCTCCGCCCCTTACCCAGGAGGAGGCAGTGGCAGCAACCAGGCGGCTGGAGGACATCAGTGAGGACCCGAGCTGGGCCCGTGTGGTCAACCTCAATGCCCTGCTCATGATGGCGGTGGCTGTGTTCCTCTGGGGCTTCTATGCCTAA
- the SLC5A2 gene encoding sodium/glucose cotransporter 2 isoform X2: MGQILGRMEEHTEAGSAPELGAQRALIDNPADILVIAAYFLLVIGVGLWSMCRTNRGTVGGYFLAGRSMMWWPVGASLFASNIGSGHFVGLAGTGAASGLAVAGFEWNALFVVLLLGWLFAPVYLTAGVITMPQYLRKRFGGRRIRLYLSVLSLFLYIFTKISVDMFSGAVFIQQALGWNIYASVIALLGITMIYTVTGGLAALMYTDTVQTFVILGGSCILMGYAFHEVGGYSGLFDKYLRAATSLTVSEDPAVGNISSSCYRPRPDSYHLLRHPVTGDLPWPALLLGLTIVSGWYWCSDQVIVQRCLAGKSLTHIKAGCILCGYLKLTPMFLMVMPGMISRILYPDEVACVVPEVCRRVCGTEVGCSNIAYPRLVVKLMPNGLRGLMLAVMLAALMSSLASIFNSSSTLFTMDIYTRLRPSAGDRELLLVGRLWVVFIVVVSVAWLPVVQAAQGGQLFDYIQAVSSYLAPPVSAVFVLALFVPRVNEQGAFWGLIGGLLMGLARLIPEFSFGSGSCVQPSACPAFLCGVHYLYFAIVLFLCSGLLTLLVSLCTAPIPRKHLHRLVFSLRHSKEEREDLDADEQEGSSLPVQNGCPERAMEMDEPQAPAPSFFRQCLLWFCGMSRGGVGSPPPLTQEEAVAATRRLEDISEDPSWARVVNLNALLMMAVAVFLWGFYA, encoded by the exons ATGGGACAGATCCTGGGGAGAATGGAGGAGCACACAGAGGCAGGCTCGGCACCAGAGCTGGGGGCCCAGAGGGCCCTGATCGACAATCCTGCTGACATTCTAGTCATTGCTGCATATTTCCTGCTGGTCATTGGTGTTGGCTTGTGG tccaTGTGCAGAACCAACAGAGGCACTGTGGGCGGCTACTTCCTGGCAGGACGCAGCATGATGTGGTGGCCG GTTGGGGCCTCTCTCTTCGCCAGCAACATCGGCAGTGGCCACTTTGTGGGCCTGGCAGGGACTGGCGCTGCAAGTGGCTTGGCTGTGGCTGGATTCGAATGGAAT GCGCTCTTCGTGGTGCTGCTACTGGGCTGGCTCTTTGCACCCGTGTACCTGACAGCAGGGGTCATCACGATGCCACAGTACCTGCGCAAGCGCTTCGGCGGCCGCCGCATCCGCCTCTACCTGTCTGTGCTCTCCCTTTTCCTGTATATCTTCACCAAGATCTCG GTGGACATGTTCTCCGGAGCTGTATTCATCCAGCAGGCTCTGGGCTGGAACATCTATGCCTCCGTCATCGCGCTTCTGGGCATCACCATGATTTACACGGTGACAG GAGGGCTGGCCGCGCTGATGTACACGGACACGGTACAGACCTTCGTCATCCTGGGGGGCTCCTGCATCCTCATGGGTTACG CCTTCCACGAGGTGGGCGGGTATTCGGGTCTCTTCGACAAATACCTGAGAGCAGCAACTTCGCTGACGGTGTCCGAGGATCCAGCCGTGGGAAACATCTCCAGCTCCTGCTATCGACCCCGGCCCGACTCCTACCACCTGCTCCGGCACCCCGTGACCGGGGATCTGCCGTGGCCCGCGCTGCTCCTGGGACTCACGATCGTCTCGGGATGGTACTGGTGCAGCGACCAG GTCATTGTGCAGCGCTGCCTGGCCGGGAAGAGCCTGACCCACATCAAGGCGGGCTGCATCCTGTGCGGGTACCTGAAGCTGACGCCCATGTTCCTCATGGTCATGCCAGGAATGATCAGCCGCATTCTGTACCCGG ACGAGGTGGCGTGCGTGGTGCCTGAGGTGTGCAGGCGCGTGTGCGGCACGGAGGTGGGCTGCTCCAACATTGCCTACCCGCGGCTCGTCGTGAAGCTCATGCCCAACG GTCTGCGCGGACTCATGCTGGCGGTCATGCTGGCCGCGCTCATGTCCTCGCTGGCCTCCATCTTCAACAGCAGCAGCACACTCTTCACCATGGACATCTACACGCGCCTGCGGCCCAGCGCCGGCGACCGCGAGCTGCTGCTGGTGGGACG GCTCTGGGTGGTGTTCATCGTGGTAGTGTCGGTGGCCTGGCTTCCCGTGGTGCAGGCGGCGCAGGGCGGGCAGCTCTTCGATTACATCCAGGCCGTCTCCAGCTACCTGGCACCGCCTGTGTCCGCCGTCTTCGTGCTGGCCCTCTTCGTGCCGCGCGTTAATGAGCAG GGCGCCTTCTGGGGACTCATCGGGGGCCTCCTGATGGGCCTGGCACGCCTGATTCCCGAGTTCTCCTTCGGCTCGGGCAGCTGTGTGCAGCCCTCAGCGTGCCCAGCTTTCCTCTGCGGCGTGCACTACCTTTACTTCGCCATCGTGCTGTTCCTCTGCTCCGGCCTCCTCACCCTCCTGGTCTCGCTGTGCACCGCGCCCATCCCCCGCAAGCAC CTCCACCGCCTGGTCTTCAGTCTCCGGCACAGCAAAGAAGAACGGGAGGACCTGGATGCTGATGAGCAGGAAGGCTCCTCACTCCCTGTACAGAATGGGTGCCCAGAGCGTGCCATGGAGATGGATG AGCCCCAAGCCCCGGCACCAAGCTTCTTCCGCCAGTGCCTGCTCTGGTTTTGTGGAATgagcaggggtggggtgggcagtcCTCCGCCCCTTACCCAGGAGGAGGCAGTGGCAGCAACCAGGCGGCTGGAGGACATCAGTGAGGACCCGAGCTGGGCCCGTGTGGTCAACCTCAATGCCCTGCTCATGATGGCGGTGGCTGTGTTCCTCTGGGGCTTCTATGCCTAA